In a single window of the Fusarium falciforme chromosome 3, complete sequence genome:
- a CDS encoding RRM domain-containing protein, with translation MSALTRLEPLEPCCDNKSDCDYDRDRDQSPSNISPRSSHPLDPRSSTTSELESVPAHATAYQAMTELSGATTAASPTTSQPSRATPFSAAYPSANTPADSVMTLASSFGLPSSAGQSTTLSYFQSVAPSSFYASSMRDAPRSGSAHFPRPTSPLYPVLIRRLPLNTTKDSVRLMAVFSQQLVDIELLPHDQSKDPGFISAVLQFRSAGGAYEAQKMLHGRTIADDAELIVELLPSNSPGSSRQYTTETASNASTLTPSATPSSSTSGPRQISRINGVFSPVETLPPPPNGIYTGHELPNPDTSIVYQNLFSPQSPIGNHVTERGRISGKTLIANDSGDDEDTNVILKDPIAYAEYTDGPRRKTDPAIPVQAMSALSINTKNTTPSGPSSLPPHMGVMSPQSFQTMSLPQHRPHFPPVNPADQNPPCNTLYVGNLPIDTSEEELKALFIKQRGYKRLCFRTKANGPMCFVEFEEVSFATKALHDLYGHPLHNSVKGGIRLSFSKNPLGVRSNPNPNHANGGAPGGMNAVMSASVNGFAAAHRPPPGLAAPPGLGGGRQQHYGPGGSQGGPQGAGFPNSGNFNRNANMYAYNGHVGGQPNGANPMYSYNGHVGIESGGMNHVNGVNPMYAYNGYEPRAVNGGNSMYAYNGHSSPDLSNLNAVNGTNSIYGFSNGQTGADPSDVSLINGVNAVNGSKSVMLAKMSHPFNPRR, from the coding sequence ATGTCGGCGTTGACCCGTCTCGAACCTCTCGAACCGTGTTGCGACAACAAAAGCGACTGCGACTACGACCGCGATCGCGACCAATCCCCATCTAATATATCTCCACGATCGTCGCATCCGCTTGACCCCAGATCCTCCACCACCAGCGAATTAGAGTCTGTTCCAGCGCATGCAACCGCATATCAGGCGATGACAGAACTATCCGGCGCGACAACAGCTGCGTCTCCAACGaccagccagcccagccgcGCGACTCCTTTCTCAGCAGCCTACCCATCTGCGAACACCCCCGCCGATTCCGTCATGACTCTGGCCTCGTCATTCGGCCTGCCCAGCAGCGCTGGACAGTCGACAACCTTGAGCTACTTCCAGTCTGTGGCACCGTCGTCGTTCTATGCATCCAGTATGCGCGACGCGCCGAGATCTGGGAGCGCCCACTTCCCTCGCCCGACCTCGCCCTTGTATCCCGTCTTGATCCGCCGCTTGCCCCTCAATACCACGAAGGACTCGGTGCGACTCATGGCTGTCTTCTCCCAACAACTAGTAGATATCGAGCTACTTCCCCACGATCAGTCCAAGGATCCCGGCTTCATCTCAGCAGTCTTGCAATTCCGATCCGCAGGGGGTGCTTACGAAGCGCAGAAGATGCTACATGGGCGCACAATCGCCGACGATGCCGAGTTGATTGTTGAGCTTTTGCCCTCTAATAGCCCAGGGTCTTCCCGACAATATACAACCGAGACGGCCTCAAATGCCTCGACTTTGACGCCATCTGCTACCCCATCCTCTTCAACGTCCGGGCCTAGGCAAATTTCGCGCATCAACGGTGTCTTTTCCCCAGTCGAGACCCTCCCACCTCCGCCGAATGGCATATATACTGGGCACGAACTGCCAAACCCAGACACGAGCATCGTTTACCAGaatctcttctctccccaATCACCGATCGGCAACCACGTTACGGAGCGCGGCCGGATTTCAGGAAAGACGCTAATCGCCAACGATTCtggtgacgacgaggataCAAACGTTATCTTGAAGGACCCCATTGCTTACGCCGAGTACACGGATGGGCCAAGGAGAAAAACAGACCCAGCCATTCCTGTCCAAGCCATGAGTGCACTTTcgatcaacaccaagaacacGACACCATCGGGACCATCGTCTCTGCCTCCGCATATGGGTGTCATGTCACCACAGTCGTTCCAAACCATGAGCCTGCCACAGCATAGGCCACACTTCCCACCGGTCAATCCCGCCGATCAGAACCCTCCTTGCAATACTCTTTACGTTGGCAACCTCCCTATCGACACCTCAGAAGAAGAGCTTAAGGCCCTCTTCATTAAGCAACGTGGATACAAACGTCTCTGTTTCCGTACCAAGGCTAACGGACCGATGTGTTTCGTCGAGTTTGAAGAGGTATCGTTCGCCACAAAAGCGCTGCACGATCTGTATGGGCACCCGCTCCACAACAGCGTCAAGGGTGGGATACGATTGAGCTTTTCCAAAAACCCCCTCGGTGTGCGGTCAAACCCGAATCCTAATCACGCAAACGGTGGCGCGCCAGGCGGAATGAACGCAGTCATGTCTGCTTCGGTCAACGGCTTCGCAGCAGCTCACAGGCCTCCTCCAGGACTCGCTGCTCCCCCTGGCCTAGGGGGCGGCCGTCAACAGCATTATGGACCAGGGGGTTCACAGGGGGGCCCCCAAGGTGCAGGATTCCCAAACTCGGGCAATTTCAACCGGAATGCCAACATGTATGCGTACAACGGCCATGTTGGCGGCCAGCCTAACGGGGCCAATCCGATGTATTCGTACAATGGCCATGTTGGTATCGAGTCCGGCGGCATGAACCATGTCAACGGGGTCAACCCGATGTATGCATACAACGGCTATGAGCCCAGAGCCGTGAACGGAGGCAACTCGATGTATGCGTACAACGGCCACTCTAGCCCAGATCTCAGCAACCTCAACGCCGTCAACGGTACCAACTCGATCTATGGGTTCAGCAACGGTCAAACTGGCGCCGACCCCAGCGACGTCAGCCTAATCAATGGTGTCAACGCTGTGAACGGCTCAAAGTCGGTCATGCTCGCCAAAATGTCGCATCCATTCAACCCGAGAAGGTAG